One Burkholderia sp. PAMC 26561 genomic window carries:
- a CDS encoding gluconokinase, with protein MILIAMGVSGCGKTTIGEMLAERLGCGFADADSFHSQANKDKMHKGIPLTDDDRWPWLKAIRASIEEKQAAGSTEVYACSALKRVYRDILRNGNQDVTFVYLKGTPELLKERIKTRKGHFFDPALLQSQLDTLEPPGTDEAIEADIALTPEEIVSKVLSEVKDR; from the coding sequence ATGATATTGATCGCGATGGGTGTGTCGGGCTGCGGCAAGACCACGATTGGTGAAATGCTGGCAGAGCGGCTGGGCTGCGGTTTCGCGGACGCCGACAGTTTTCATAGCCAGGCGAACAAGGACAAGATGCACAAGGGCATCCCCTTGACGGACGATGACCGGTGGCCGTGGCTGAAGGCGATCCGTGCATCGATAGAAGAAAAACAGGCGGCGGGTTCGACCGAAGTGTATGCATGCTCGGCGCTCAAGCGCGTGTACCGCGACATTCTTCGCAACGGCAATCAGGACGTGACTTTTGTTTACCTGAAGGGAACGCCGGAGTTGCTGAAAGAACGGATTAAAACGCGTAAAGGCCATTTCTTCGATCCGGCTTTATTGCAAAGCCAGCTTGACACGCTGGAACCGCCCGGAACAGATGAAGCCATTGAAGCGGATATCGCACTGACGCCCGAAGAGATTGTCAGCAAAGTATTAAGTGAAGTTAAGGATCGCTAA
- the eda gene encoding bifunctional 4-hydroxy-2-oxoglutarate aldolase/2-dehydro-3-deoxy-phosphogluconate aldolase: MKQVSEIVRLGPVIPVLAFESAEQGENVSRALHAGGVKVLEITLRTAAGLEAIERASHLADDIVVGVGTITKPEHCAQAKKAGAQFGVSPGLTKDIHQAALDCGLPLLPGVMTPTDIITAMELGYEIVKLFPAQQAGGVSMLQALNGPFPTLRFCPTGGITAETAPSFLALPNVVCVGGSWLTPKAALAAQNWEEVTRLARAASTLAPPQR; encoded by the coding sequence ATGAAACAGGTAAGCGAAATCGTGCGCCTTGGGCCGGTGATCCCGGTCCTCGCCTTCGAATCGGCCGAGCAAGGTGAAAACGTCTCCCGCGCGCTGCACGCAGGCGGCGTCAAGGTGCTCGAGATCACGCTGCGCACGGCCGCAGGGCTCGAGGCGATCGAACGCGCCAGTCACCTGGCCGATGACATCGTAGTCGGTGTCGGCACCATCACAAAACCGGAACATTGCGCGCAGGCGAAGAAAGCGGGCGCGCAGTTCGGTGTATCGCCGGGGTTGACAAAGGACATTCACCAGGCGGCGCTCGATTGCGGCCTGCCGTTGCTGCCGGGCGTGATGACGCCGACCGACATCATCACGGCCATGGAACTCGGCTACGAGATCGTGAAGCTGTTTCCGGCGCAGCAGGCGGGCGGTGTGTCTATGTTGCAAGCCCTCAACGGCCCGTTCCCGACGCTCAGGTTCTGCCCGACCGGCGGCATCACTGCCGAAACCGCGCCGAGTTTCCTGGCGTTGCCGAACGTGGTGTGTGTCGGTGGATCGTGGCTGACGCCGAAAGCCGCGCTCGCTGCGCAGAACTGGGAAGAGGTCACGCGCCTCGCCAGGGCGGCAAGCACACTGGCGCCGCCGCAACGCTAA
- a CDS encoding GntP family permease — protein sequence MEPVQGSMLLVYAVIAIALLILMITRYKVYPFLVLIIVSLLLGLAVGMPMDKIVKAFETGNGNTLGHIAIVVGLGTMLGKMMAESGGAERIANTLINWFGEKHIHWAMMVVAIIVGLPVFFEVGFVLLIPIAFNVAKRTGKSLLLIGMPMVAGLSVVHGLIPPHPAALLAVQAYHADIGRTIAYGLIVGVPTAVVAGPLFALLVSKYIKLPENNPLAAQFIDNRKEGEVRELPGFGITLFTILLPVILMLIGSWADLVTTPKSLPNNLLKFVGTSDVALLVAVLFSFWSFGASRGFNREQIQKFCGDCLAPIAGITLIVGAGGGFGNVLRESGISTELVHQASAAHLSPLLLGWFVAALIRLATGSATVAMTTACGIVAPIAAAAGGAVSPELLVLATGCGSLIFSHVNDGGFWLVKEYFGMTVGQTFKTWSLCETIISVMGLGLTFALASVV from the coding sequence ATGGAGCCAGTACAGGGCAGCATGTTGCTGGTGTACGCAGTGATTGCAATTGCGTTGCTGATCTTGATGATCACGCGGTACAAGGTTTACCCGTTCCTCGTCCTGATCATCGTTTCGTTGTTGCTGGGTCTGGCCGTCGGCATGCCCATGGACAAGATCGTCAAGGCGTTCGAGACCGGCAACGGCAACACGCTGGGACACATTGCCATCGTGGTCGGCCTCGGCACCATGCTTGGCAAGATGATGGCCGAATCCGGCGGGGCAGAGCGCATTGCGAATACGCTCATCAACTGGTTTGGCGAAAAACACATCCACTGGGCGATGATGGTCGTGGCGATCATCGTCGGCTTGCCGGTGTTCTTTGAAGTCGGCTTCGTGCTGCTGATTCCGATTGCCTTCAACGTCGCGAAACGCACCGGGAAGTCGCTGCTGCTGATCGGCATGCCGATGGTCGCCGGTCTTTCCGTGGTTCACGGCCTGATCCCGCCGCACCCGGCCGCGTTGCTCGCGGTGCAGGCGTATCACGCGGACATTGGCCGCACGATTGCTTATGGCCTGATCGTAGGTGTGCCGACTGCCGTGGTTGCGGGTCCGCTGTTTGCTCTGCTCGTTTCAAAATACATCAAGTTGCCGGAAAACAATCCGCTGGCGGCGCAATTCATCGATAACCGCAAGGAAGGCGAAGTGCGCGAGCTGCCCGGGTTCGGCATCACGCTGTTCACCATCTTGTTGCCGGTGATCCTGATGCTGATCGGCAGTTGGGCGGACCTAGTCACCACGCCGAAGAGCCTGCCGAACAACCTGCTGAAGTTCGTGGGTACGTCGGACGTGGCGTTGCTGGTTGCCGTGCTGTTCAGCTTCTGGAGTTTTGGTGCATCGCGTGGATTCAATCGCGAGCAGATCCAGAAGTTCTGCGGCGACTGTCTTGCGCCGATTGCCGGCATCACGCTGATCGTGGGCGCGGGCGGCGGCTTCGGCAATGTGCTGCGCGAAAGCGGGATTTCCACGGAACTGGTGCACCAGGCATCGGCTGCGCACTTGTCGCCGTTGCTGCTCGGCTGGTTTGTCGCGGCGCTGATTCGTCTTGCGACTGGTTCTGCAACTGTCGCCATGACGACCGCTTGCGGGATCGTCGCGCCGATCGCCGCGGCGGCCGGCGGCGCCGTGAGCCCGGAATTGCTCGTGCTCGCCACGGGTTGCGGATCGTTGATTTTTTCGCACGTGAACGACGGCGGTTTCTGGCTGGTGAAGGAGTATTTCGGCATGACGGTCGGGCAGACGTTCAAGACGTGGTCGCTCTGCGAGACGATCATTTCAGTGATGGGTTTGGGTCTGACCTTCGCTTTGGCGTCGGTCGTGTAA